Below is a genomic region from Sphingomonas phyllosphaerae.
CCGGATTTCCTGCCGGAGAATTGATCTGTCCGGTCTGAGCTGGAAGATGCGCGCGATCCTCGGCGGGATCGCGACATCGGCGCTCGTCGCGCCCGCCCTCATTGCCCGTCACACACCCGAGGTGCCGCGGGCGATCGCGGCCAAGGTCGTGCGCCCGCAGCGCGTGGTGGCGGCGAGCGAGGTTCCGACGGTCGAACCGGTGGAGCTTCAGGACCTTACCCCTGCCGACGCCCGGCTCTTCAACGCGGCGATCCCGTTCGTGCGGGGCCCGCGCCCGGCGGCGCGGCCTTTCCTCTTCGCAGGCGACGAGACGCAGCGCGGGCGAGCGACCGATTGTCTCGCCGCGGCCGCCTGGTACGAAGCCGGGGATGATCCGGTCGGCGAGCGCGCGGTGGTACAGGTCGTGCTCAACCGGCTGCGGCACCCCGCCTTCCCAAAGACGGTGTGCGGTGTCGTGTTCCAGGGGCAGGAACGCACGACCGGCTGCCAGTTCACCTTCACGTGCGATGGCGCGCTGACCCGGCGGCCGTCCGAGCCCGCATGGGAGCGCGCGCGACAGATCGCGACCAAGGCGTTGAACGGCGCGGTGTTCGCCAAGGTCGGCTATGCCACCCACTACCATACCGACTGGGTGGTGCCGTATTGGAGCGCCAGCCTCGACAAGCTTGCCGAGGTGAACACGCACCTGTTCTTCCGCTGGACCGGCTGGTGGGGCACGCCCGCCGCGTTCCGGCGGGTGGTATCGAGCGACGAGCCGGTCATCGCCAAGCTCGGCACGATTTCGGCGGCGCATCGGCTTGGCGGTGCGCTCGACGAGGCTGCCGCCGCGGTCGCTGCGGCGGCCGAACCGGGGACGCTGGTTGCGCCGGTGGCAACCAGCATTGTGCCCGGCGAGCCGGATAGCTTCACCGCGCTGTTGCCGGCAATCGCGCCCGAGGGATATTCGGCGATCGCGAAATCCGCTTGCGGCGCGCGTACGAAGTGCAAGTTCCTCGGCTGGACGGATCGCGCGATGCTGCCCGGCGGTACGCCGATGACGGCGACGCAGATGGCGGGCATGTCGTTCAGCTATCTGCGCGACAAGGACGCCGGGCTGGAGCGCGAGCTGTGGAATTGCCGGGAGTTTCCGCGCACCGGCCCCGGGCTGTGCATGCGACGGCAGGTGGTGCCTGCTCCCTCCCCAAGCACAACGCCGGTGCTGCGTGGGCCCGGTGCGTTGGACGGGGTGCGGCGCCGTGAAGAGCCGCTCGCTGCCGCAACACCGGCTGCGCTGCCATAGCGGCGTGCGCAGGTTCGTCGCTCGACACGGCGGTGAACGGCACCCCGCTTGAACCATCTACCGCCGTCACCCCGGACTGGTTCCGGGGTCCACCGTCCCGCAAGAGCAACCGCCCTTGTGCTGGCGGATCGGTGGATGCCGGAACGAGTCCGGCATGACGGGGGCGGCTCAAATTCAGCTTCGACGGATCACGCTCCGAACAGGAGTGCCTGTTTGTCAGGGCCTCGATTTCGGAGGTGTTCGAGCCATCGACCATAAACAAAAGGGCGACCTTTCGGCCGCCCTTTATCAGTCCATTCGTGTCGCCGCTCAGCGCCCCGAGGGTGCAGGTCCACCCGGACCGCCCATGCCCGGCAATCCGCCCATCATGCTCTGCTGCATCTGCAGCTGACGCACGGTCGCCTCGGGCAGAAAATCCTGAAGCTCGACGTCGAAGACCAGCGTCGAATTGGCGGGGATCGGGCCGTTGGCGCGTTCGCCGTAGCCGAGTTCCGGCTTGATCCAGAGCCGGTACTTGGAGCCCTTGTGCATCAACTTCAGGCCTTCGGAAAAGCCCGGAACGACGCCGGCGACGGGCAACGGCGTCGGCTGCTGCGACTTGTCGAAGACCGTGCCGTCCACCAGCCGCCCCTCGTAGTTCACGAGCGACACGTCGGTATCGGTCGGCCGTGCGCCCTTGACGTCACCCGCCTTGAGCACCTGATATCGAAGCCCGGAGGGCGTCGTCACGATGCCGGTGTCGCCTGCGCGCGCCAACGCGATGCCGGCCACCAGAGCGATCAGCAGCCCCGCCACCAGCCAGAACACATAAGCGCGTCGGACGGGGGCGATCGGGACGGCAGTGACAGTCGACATCGGCGGGCAACCTCAGGCTTGCACGCGTCATCGGTACGACGCGCTGGCAGAAACGGGGTGATCGCAGCGCCGCATCGCGCAGCGCCACGATCGACGCAGCGTCTTACCGCGCGCCGTCACGCTCCGCACGCTTGCGCTCCAGCTTGCGCGCCCGACGC
It encodes:
- a CDS encoding cell wall hydrolase, which produces MRAILGGIATSALVAPALIARHTPEVPRAIAAKVVRPQRVVAASEVPTVEPVELQDLTPADARLFNAAIPFVRGPRPAARPFLFAGDETQRGRATDCLAAAAWYEAGDDPVGERAVVQVVLNRLRHPAFPKTVCGVVFQGQERTTGCQFTFTCDGALTRRPSEPAWERARQIATKALNGAVFAKVGYATHYHTDWVVPYWSASLDKLAEVNTHLFFRWTGWWGTPAAFRRVVSSDEPVIAKLGTISAAHRLGGALDEAAAAVAAAAEPGTLVAPVATSIVPGEPDSFTALLPAIAPEGYSAIAKSACGARTKCKFLGWTDRAMLPGGTPMTATQMAGMSFSYLRDKDAGLERELWNCREFPRTGPGLCMRRQVVPAPSPSTTPVLRGPGALDGVRRREEPLAAATPAALP
- a CDS encoding FKBP-type peptidyl-prolyl cis-trans isomerase: MSTVTAVPIAPVRRAYVFWLVAGLLIALVAGIALARAGDTGIVTTPSGLRYQVLKAGDVKGARPTDTDVSLVNYEGRLVDGTVFDKSQQPTPLPVAGVVPGFSEGLKLMHKGSKYRLWIKPELGYGERANGPIPANSTLVFDVELQDFLPEATVRQLQMQQSMMGGLPGMGGPGGPAPSGR